Genomic DNA from Salinibacter pepae:
ACTCACAACAGAGGGCCCGCCTTATGGCTTTCCAGACCCAAGTCACGACCCGTCACGTCGACGTGAGCGATCGCGTCCACGAGTATGCCCGGGACCGCACCGCCAAGCTGGAGCAGTTCTACGACGGGATTACCGGCGCACACGTCATTCTCGGGAAGGACAACTCCCCCGCCGAGAACAAGACCGCCTCAATCAACATCGACGTGTATCAGAAGCGCCTCTCGGCCGAGGACGCGGCGAGCAGCCACGAGGAGGCGATCAACCTATGCGTGGACCACCTGCGCCGGCAGCTTGAAAAATACAAGGCCAAGCTCCGAAGCAAAGACAAGGACGCCCACCGATAGCACCTGCCGACAACGACATCCCTTTCGACGGGCTCGGCACCGGCATCCCGGCCGCCGGGCCCGTCTTTTGTTCTGGAGGTGGGCCCCCTCCTGCGCCACCTCTCCCTCCTACGCCACCTCTTCGTGCATGGGCTCCACGACCTTCTTGACCGTGTCCGCGCTCGACATGATGTAGAAGTGGATGCCCGGAACCCCCGCTTCCATCAGTTCTCGGGCCTGGCGGATCGCCCAGTTGACACCAATTCGCTCCACGTCGTCGGGGTCCGCCGCGTCCACCTCCGCAGCGAGCTCCTCCGGAATCTCCGTGTGAAAGT
This window encodes:
- the hpf gene encoding ribosome hibernation-promoting factor, HPF/YfiA family, encoding MAFQTQVTTRHVDVSDRVHEYARDRTAKLEQFYDGITGAHVILGKDNSPAENKTASINIDVYQKRLSAEDAASSHEEAINLCVDHLRRQLEKYKAKLRSKDKDAHR